A single genomic interval of Pyrus communis chromosome 5, drPyrComm1.1, whole genome shotgun sequence harbors:
- the LOC137735751 gene encoding probable LRR receptor-like serine/threonine-protein kinase At3g47570, giving the protein MEFPGIFLTTWFVSMQLFLFTSVSSSRLVGNEVDRLSLLAFKAEIAYDTLGTLSSWSASLHFCQWPGITCGRKHKRVTVLDLQSRELVGSLSPHIGNLSFLRELSLENNSFNNIPPEIGRLFRLQQLHLENNSFSGHIPFNISRCSNLQYLGLYGNDLSGELPIEIGSLSKLHVLNLGKNNLSGEIPHSFGNLSSLEELSVAENNLQGGIPNSLGQLNSLKTLYLGSNYLNGTIPPSTNNLSSITIISVFLNQLHGTLPPGLGHTIFPNLEAFHFQYNQFTGPIPTTISNASNLAIFEISKNKFSARIPNLARMSNLFRLEIDTNNLGNNEKGDLDFLSSLVNCTNLKRLDIRSNNFGGVLPVSVSNLSIKLEDMRMGWNQIRGSIPPEIGNFINLRRTDFEENLLRGSIPSSISKLDKLIYLVLDNNQLSGTIPPSIGNLSFLETIDLMSNSLQRQIPQSLGNCSHLIYLNLSQNILSGPIPLQVLSSWTQVAGLDLSRNQLTGSIPLEVGNMESLEILDLSANMLSGEVTGSLGSCNGLSSLYLRGNLFQGTIPQSLGSLRLIENLDLSCNNLSGGIPTYLGSFRLLQNLNLSHNDLEGSVPTEGVFTNRTAFYIKGNKRLCGGIPKLQLPICNSSNSNNKQDIFPWRKVLISIACGSGIGVILLLCFILLYPARKALRFVFLYLSSKARSKLTLGSSWEVSLLKVSYEDLLKATNGFSSRNLIGAGGFGSVYRGILNQEERIVAVKVLNAHRSRESFMVECETLKNIRHRNLVKLLTVCVSIDFQGNDFLALVYEFMTNGNLEEWLHFSAHRLPGAPIVQGHLNLTQRVNIAIDIATALNYLHNHSHMPIVHCDLKPSNVLLEGNMTARIADFGSARYVPDASCSLPSHRSTANVINGSIGYIAPEYGIGNEVSTYGDVYSYGILLLEMLTGKRPTDEMFKDDLNLHNFVRIALPELVEEICDPVLLRIKESSTHSIASNSRNQVQDDQRQRVRKCLVIMASIGVACSADLPRERMDIGHVVDGLCLARDVLSGTSIRSNHMITA; this is encoded by the exons ATGGAGTTCCCAGGTATCTTCCTAACTACTTGGTTTGTTTCCATGCAACTCTTTCTTTTTACCTCCGTCTCTTCCTCACGTCTAGTAGGCAATGAGGTGGATAGGTTGTCCTTGCTTGCCTTTAAAGCTGAAATCGCATACGATACACTCGGAACCCTTAGCTCCTGGAGTGCATCCCTACATTTCTGTCAGTGGCCTGGTATTACCTGTGGCCGCAAACACAAGAGAGTCACGGTGCTCGACCTTCAATCAAGAGAGCTGGTAGGGTCGCTATCCCCCCACATTGGAAACTTGAGCTTTTTGAGAGAGTTAAGCCTCGAAAACAATAGCTTCAACAACATCCCTCCAGAAATTGGTCGTTTGTTCCGGTTGCAACAACTACACCTTGAAAACAACTCCTTCAGTGGTCATATTCCATTCAACATATCGCGTTGCTCTAACCTCCAATACCTTGGATTATATGGAAATGATCTTAGTGGCGAACTTCCAATTGAAATCGGCTCATTGTCCAAGCTTCATGTACTTAATTTAGGCAAGAACAATTTAAGTGGGGAAATCCCACATTCTTTTGGGAATCTTTCTTCTCTTGAGGAATTATCTGTGGCAGAAAATAATCTGCAGGGAGGTATTCCAAATAGCCTTGGCCAGTTGAATAGCCTAAAAACTCTTTATTTGGGTTCAAATTATTTGAATGGTACCATCCCTCCATCCACAAACAACCTCTCTTCTATTACAATCATTTCGGTGTTTCTAAACCAACTTCATGGAACTCTTCCTCCTGGCTTGGGCCACACTATATTCCCCAACCTCGAAGCCTTTCACTTCCAATACAACCAATTCACTGGACCAATACCAACTACAATCTCCAACGCTTCCAACCTTGCAATATTTGAAATCTCAAAAAATAAGTTTTCCGCAAGAATACCAAATCTGGCAAGGATGTCCAATCTGTTCCGGTTAGAAATAGATACTAACAATCTTGGAAATAATGAGAAAGGTGACTTGgactttctctcttctctggTTAATTGCACCAACTTAAAACGCTTGGATATCAGATCCAATAATTTTGGAGGAGTGCTACCTGTATCTGTCAGCAATCTCTCAATAAAGCTCGAGGATATGAGAATGGGGTGGAATCAGATACGTGGAAGCATTCCTCCTGAGATTGGAAATTTCATCAACTTGAGGAGAACAGACTTTGAGGAAAACCTATTGAGGGGCTCTATACCAAGCTCAATTTCTAAACTAGATAAACTTATTTATTTGGTATTGGATAACAATCAACTGTCAGGTACCATCCCACCTTCTATAGGCAATCTATCTTTTCTAGAAACAATAGATCTCATGTCCAATTCCTTACAAAGACAAATACCGCAAAGTCTTGGTAATTGCAGTCATTTGATATACTTGAATCTTTCTCAAAATATTCTTAGCGGTCCCATTCCACTACAAGTTTTGTCATCCTGGACACAAGTTGCGGGTTTGGACCTATCCAGAAACCAACTTACCGGATCCATTCCCTTGGAAGTAGGTAACATGGAGTCACTTGAAATCTTGGATCTTTCCGCAAACATGTTATCTGGTGAAGTCACAGGAAGTTTAGGGAGTTGCAATGGTTTGAGTAGTCTGTATCTTAGAGGAAACTTGTTTCAGGGAACAATTCCTCAATCCTTGGGTTCTCTAAGATTGATTGAAAATTTGGACCTCTCTTGTAACAACTTGTCTGGCGGAATTCCCACCTATTTGGGGAGTTTCCGTTTGTTGCAGAACTTGAACCTATCACATAATGATCTTGAAGGTTCAGTACCAACGGAAGGAGTTTTCACAAATAGAACTGCATTTTATATCAAGGGAAACAAACGGCTTTGTGGAG GTATACCTAAGTTACAATTGCCCATATGCAATTCCAGCAACTCCAACAATAAGCAAGATATATTTCCATGGCGAAAAGTACTTATCTCAATTGCTTGTGGGAGCGGTATTGGAGTTATCTTGCTATTGTGCTTCATCCTTCTTTATCCAGCCAGAAAAGCATTGCGCTTTGTGTTTCTTTATCTATCAAGCAAAGCGAGATCAAAGTTAACTTTAGGATCATCATGGGAGGTTTCACTCTTGAAAGTTTCATATGAAGATCTCCTCAAAGCAACAAATGGATTCTCTTCTCGGAATTTGATTGGTGCTGGTGGCTTTGGGTCTGTGTACAGGGGAATTCTCAATCAGGAAGAAAGAATTGTTGCAGTGAAAGTACTCAATGCTCATCGTTCAAGAGAGAGTTTTATGGTTGAATGTGAAACCTTGAAAAATATTAGGCACCGAAATCTTGTCAAACTACTGACCGTGTGCGTAAGTATCGATTTTCAAGGGAATGATTTCCTAGCTTTGGTTTATGAATTCATGACGAATGGAAATCTAGAAGAGTGGCTACATTTTTCAGCTCATAGACTACCTGGGGCACCCATTGTGCAGGGGCATTTGAACCTTACTCAGAGGGTAAACATTGCCATCGACATAGCTACTGCTCTGAATTATTTGCACAACCACTCTCACATGCCAATAGTTCATTGCGATTTGAAGCCCAGCAACGTTCTTTTGGAAGGCAACATGACTGCCCGTATTGCTGATTTTGGTTCAGCAAGGTATGTCCCGGATGCTTCGTGTTCACTTCCTTCACACAGAAGCACTGCCAATGTCATAAATGGCTCCATAGGCTATATCGCCCCAG agtATGGCATAGGAAACGAGGTTTCAACATATGGAGATGTGTATAGCTACGGAATCCTGCTGTTGGAGATGCTTACTGGAAAGAGGCCTACAGATGAGATGTTCAAAGATGATCTGAACCTGCACAACTTTGTTCGGATAGCTTTGCCTGAACTTGTAGAAGAAATATGTGATCCAGTACTTCTTCGGATAAAAGAAAGCAGCACTCATAGTATTGCATCAAACAGTAGGAATCAGGTTCAAGATGATCAAAGGCAAAGAGTTAGGAAGTGCTTGGTTATCATGGCCAGTATAGGAGTTGCTTGTTCTGCAGATTTGCCGAGAGAGCGAATGGATATTGGACATGTTGTAGACGGATTATGCCTAGCAAGGGATGTACTGTCTGGAACCTCGATTCGTAGTAATCATATGATCACGGCCTAA
- the LOC137734950 gene encoding probable zinc metalloprotease EGY2, chloroplastic has product MNFSATFRGNFVPLSQCSSCCDLRFQPYFASGTCSWKKRHRRRSSLKLHQVSRFLRKRDVVCKVSETETEPPPDSNNDEEKQGHENEDGDSDAVHLASQPIVADQVNNDAETKAQQEVENVEVSSGSPLPGVKPQLGESIRIPKETIDILKSQVFGFDTFFVTGQDPYETGVLFKGNLRGVPAKSYEKISKRMQDKFGDEYKLFLLVNPEDDQPVAVVVPQRTLQPESTAVPEWFAAGAFGLVTLFTLLLQNVPELQSNFLSAFDNPELLKNGLPGALVTAAVLGVHELGHVLIANSTGVVLGVPYFIPSWQIGSFGTITRIVNIVPKRESLLKVAAAGPLAGFSLGFVLLLLGFFLPPSDGIGVVVDASVFHESFLIGGTAKLLLGEALKEGTPISLNPLLLWAWAGLVINAINSIPAGELDGGRISFAIWGRKAATRITGASIALLGLSSLVSDVAFYWVVLIFFLQRGPIAPLYEEITDPDDKYVGLGVLVLFLGLLVCLPYPFPFVDEIMTSF; this is encoded by the exons ATGAACTTCTCCGCAACCTTTCGAGGGAATTTCGTCCCCTTATCGCAGTGCAGCTCTTGCTGCGATCTTCGTTTTCAGCCCTATTTCGCTTCGGGAACCTGTTCTTGGAAAAAACGACATCGTCGTAGAAGCAGCTTGAAGCTCCACCAGGTTTCGAG ATTTTTGAGGAAGCGGGACGTTGTTTGTAAAGTGAGTGAGACGGAGACCGAACCACCACCGGATAGCAATAACGATGAG GAAAAACAAGGACATGAAAATGAAGATGGAGATTCCGATGCCGTCCATCTCGCTTCGCAGCCGATAGTTGCAGACCAAGTAAACAATGATGCTGAAACTAAGGCTCAACAG GAAGTTGAAAATGTAGAAGTTTCCAGTGGATCACCTCTTCCAGGTGTGAAG CCACAGCTGGGTGAATCCATCCGGATTCCAAAGGAAACAATTGATATTCTTAAGAGCCAAGTTTTCGGCTTTGATACCTTTTTCGTGACAGGCCAGGATCCATATGAG ACTGGAGTATTGTTTAAAGGAAACCTGCGAGGAGTGCCTGCTAAAAGTTATGAAAAGATATCAAAGAGAATGCAG GACAAGTTTGGCGATGAATATAAGCTTTTCCTTCTAGTCAATCCTGAGGATGATCAACCAGTGGCCGTTGTAGTTCCACAAAGGACATTACAGCCAGAGTCAACTG CCGTCCCAGAGTGGTTTGCAGCTGGTGCTTTTGGATTGGTCACGTTGTTTACCCTACTTCTTCAAAATGTTCCTGAATTGCAGTCCAATTTTCT GTCAGCTTTTGATAATCCTGAGCTCTTAAAGAATGGTTTACCTGGAGCCCTTGTAACTGCAGCTGTCCTCGGGGTGCATGAGCTCGGCCATGTTTTAATTGCAAACAGCACTGGAGTCGTGCTTGGAGTGCCATACTTTATCCCCAGTTGGCAG ATAGGTTCTTTTGGTACAATTACAAGAATTGTGAATATTGTACCCAAGCGTGAAAGTCTTCTGAAAGTTGCGGCGGCAGGACCCTTGGCTGGATTTTCCTTGGGATTTGTTCTTCTGCTTCTAGGATTCTTCTTACCACCTAGTGATGGCATTGGTGTCGTTGTCGATGCTTCTGTTTTTCACGAGTCTTTTCTTATTGGGGGTACTG CAAAGCTTCTTCTCGGGGAAGCGCTGAAGGAAGGCACCCCCATCTCTCTTAACCCTCTCTTGTTATGGGCGTGGGCTGGACTCGTTATCAACGCTATTAACAGCATCCCAGCCGGAGAGCTTGACGGGGGCAGAATTTCGTTTGCCATTTGGGGAAGAAAG GCTGCAACTCGCATCACCGGTGCTTCAATCGCGCTGCTCGGATTATCATCCCTAGTCAGCGACGTGGCATTTTATTGGGTGGTTTTGATATTTTTCTTACAGAGAGGGCCGATTGCTCCACTGTACGAGGAGATCACAGATCCTGACGACAAGTACGTTGGCCTCGGGGTATTAGTTTTGTTCTTGGGATTGCTGGTATGCTTACCATACCCCTTTCCCTTCGTAGATGAAATCATGACAAGTTTCTGA
- the LOC137734983 gene encoding anthranilate synthase alpha subunit 1, chloroplastic-like (The sequence of the model RefSeq protein was modified relative to this genomic sequence to represent the inferred CDS: added 164 bases not found in genome assembly) has protein sequence MPALCFSQRLVLPRQRLSRVPVIGISSRNSSSLACVPRTKCCALSNQSLVADDASKFVEASKKGNLVPLYKCIFSDQLTPVLAYRCLVKEDDREAPSFLFESVEQNLQGRFSVVGSQPTMEIVAKENKVTIMDHEEGRMTEEFVEDPMVIPRRISEGWSPQLIDELPDAFCGGWVGYFSYDTVRYVEKRRLPFSKAPKDDRNLPDMHLGLYDDVIVFDHVDKRVYVVHWVRLERYSSVEQAYTDGVKRLKDLVARVHGLDLPRLPPGSMNLHTRQFGPPLKISSMTSEAYKDKVKHAKEHILAGDIFQIVLSQRFERRTFADPFEVYRALRTVNPSPYLTYLQARGCILVASSPEILVTLKKKKIVNRPLAGTVRRGKTIEEDQKLEAQLLDDEKQCAEHIMLVDLGRNDVGKVSKYGSVKVDRLMNVERYSHVMHISSTVTGELHDDLTCWDALRSALPVGTVSGAPKVKAMELIDELEVTRRGPYSGGFGWVSFTGDMDIALALRTMVFTTGSRFDTMYSYKDANRRREWVAHLQAGAGIVADSDPEDENQECQNKAAGLTRAIDLAEAAFVKQ, from the exons CAAGTTTGTGGAAGCTTCAAAGAAAGGAAATTTGGTTCCTCTTTACAAATGTATTTTCTCTGACCAGCTCACTCCGGTTCTTGCATATCGATGCTTGGTTAAGGAGGACGATCGAGAGGCTCCAAGCTTTCTGTTTGAATCAGTGGAGCAAAACTTGCAG GGGCGTTTCAGTGTTGTTGGTTCTCAACCAACAATGGAAATTGTGGCAAAAGAAAATAAGGTGACGATCATGGATCATGAAGAAGGGCGCATGACTGAGGAGTTTGTCGAGGATCCGATGGTTATTCCTAGAAGAATCTCGGAGGGTTGGAGTCCCCAACTTATTGATGAACTTCCCGATGCATTTTGTG GTGGCTGGGTAGGTTATTTTTCGTATGATACAGTTCGGTATGTGGAAAAGAGAAGACTGCCGTTCTCAAAGGCCCCCAAGGATGACAGGAATCTTCCAGACATGCATTTAGGGCTTTACGACGATGTCATAGTGTTTGATCACGTGGATAAG AGAGTTTATGTAGTTCATTGGGTGAGGCTGGAACGGTACTCCTCAGTTGAGCAAGCTTATACAGATGGAGTAAAACGTTTGAAGGATTTAGTGGCTAGAGTACACGGCCTCGACCT CCCAAGGCTACCTCCAGGATCTATGAATCTGCATACTCGCCAGTTCGGTCCTCCTCTAAAGATTTCTAGCATGACAAGTGAGGCTTACAAGGACAAAGTAAAGCATGCAAAAGAACATATACTTGCAGGGGATATCTTCCAGATTGTATTAAGTCAGAGATTTGAACGTCGAACATTTGCCGACCCATTTGAAGTTTATAGAGCCTTGAGGACTGTAAATCCCAGCCCATATTTGACTTACTTGCag GCTCGAGGGTGCATCTTGGTTGCTTCAAGTCCAGAAATTCTTGTGACTCTAAAGAAG aaaaagattgtgAATCGGCCATTAGCTGGAACTGTTAGAAGAGGGAAGACTATCGAAGAAGATCAAAAGTTAGAAGCGCAGCTACTTGATGATGAAAAGCAATGTGCAGAACACATCATGCTGGTTGATCTAGGACGAAACGATGTTGGAAAG GTCTCCAAATACGGTTCTGTGAAGGTGGATAGATTGATGAATGTTGAACGGTATTCCCATGTAATGCACATAAGCTCCACG GTTACGGGAGAGCTGCATGATGATCTCACTTGCTGGGATGCCCTGCGATCTGCATTGCCCGTCGGAACTGTTAGTGGAGCACCGAAG GTGAAGGCCATGGAGTTAATTGATGAGCTGGAGGTAACAAGGCGTGGTCCGTATAGCGGTGGCTTTGGATGGGTTTCCTTTACAGGTGATATGGACATTGCGCTAGCTCTGAGGACCATGGTGTTTACAACAGGATCCCGTTTTGACACAATGTACTCTTACAAAGATGCCAACCGGCGAAGGGAATGGGTCGCTCATCTTCAGGCTGGTGCCGGCATAGTGGCTGACAGTGATCCGGAGGATGAAAACCAAGAGTGCCAGAACAAAGCTGCCGGTCTCACTCGTGCCATCGACTTGGCGGAGGCAGCATTTGTCAAGCAATGA
- the LOC137734984 gene encoding pleckstrin homology domain-containing protein 1-like: MASLWRAAMGQTEQTNDYEGVEFWSNPERTGWLTKQGEYIKTWRRRWFVLKQGKLFWFKDSAVNRGSSPRGVIPVASCLTVKGAEDVLNKQYAFELSTRSETMYFIADSEKEKEDWINSIGRSIVQHSRSVTDSEVVDYDSKK, translated from the coding sequence ATGGCGAGCCTATGGCGGGCCGCGATGGGCCAGACGGAGCAGACCAACGACTACGAAGGCGTCGAGTTCTGGTCGAACCCCGAGCGCACCGGCTGGTTGACCAAACAAGGTGAGTACATAAAGACGTGGCGTCGCCGGTGGTTCGTGCTCAAGCAAGGCAAGCTCTTCTGGTTCAAGGACTCCGCCGTGAACCGCGGCTCTAGTCCACGTGGGGTGATCCCGGTAGCGTCGTGCCTCACAGTGAAGGGAGCCGAGGACGTCCTCAACAAGCAGTACGCGTTCGAGCTGTCGACGCGCTCCGAGACGATGTACTTCATCGCCGACtcggagaaggagaaggaggactGGATCAACTCGATCGGACGGTCCATAGTGCAGCACTCGAGGTCGGTCACCGACTCCGAGGTCGTCGATTACGATAGCAAGAAGTGA
- the LOC137735515 gene encoding probable LRR receptor-like serine/threonine-protein kinase At3g47570, whose amino-acid sequence MEFSSIHISIWFILLLFSSASSSRLAGNEVDRLSLLAFKAEIVTDTLGILGSWNESLHFCHWPGITCGRRHQRVTVLDLRSSRLAGHLSPHVGNLSFLRALYLQNNSFSHAIPTEIGRLFRLERLFLGNNSFSGHIPFNLSRCSNLQYLYLYGNTLSGELPTEIASLSKLQVLDFGKNNFYGIIPPSFGNLSSPWWLSVSGNNLHGGIPNSLGQLTSLMHFSLSSNYLNGTIPPSIYNLSSIKVIYMYQNNLHGTLPPCLGHTIFPNLETFNFHTNQFTGPIPASISNASNLSLFSILGNKFTGKVPSLARLSNLNWLQLHENNLGNNEEGDLDFVSSLVNCTNLESLSFGLNNFGGVLPESVSNLSTKLREIGFQFNQIRGNIPIGVGNLINVERLAFSENLLAGTIPNSIGKQNKLYGLYLNSNELSGNVPSSLGNLTSLSSLFLYSNKLNGSIPQSLGDCRSMLKLVLSHNNLSGPIPKQVIGLSLPFKMDLSSNQLTGSIPMEVGNLQHLVFLDVSENKLSGEIPQSLGSCTSLTILSLSGNSLQGTIPKSLSSLRGIEDFDLSRNNLSGIIPNYLGSFPFLQNLNLSFNDFEGAVPIQGVFKNASAVSVVGNTRLCGGIPHLRLPKCISTQSKRGLSPKLNLIISVSCGVVGLVLVLLLALLYRSRKARVLKSTSASSLGVSLVKLSYGDLLKATDGFSASNLIGAGSFGSVYKGVLNQQEERNVAVKVLNLQTSRASKSFISECEALKSIRHRNLVKLLTACSSIDFRGNDFKALVYEFMVNGSLDEWLHISAQGVDRPANLPKNLNLTQRVNIAIDVACALDYLHNRCHMPIVHCDIKPNNILLDSDMTACVGDFGLARYIRDASCPSPLHDSSSNVINGTIGYTPPEYGMGGEVSTYGDVYSYGIFLLEMLTGKRPIDDMFKGGMDLHNFVMMALPEHVGEICDPLLVQIEESSSSTNPRGNRGNHALNDRRKRVVECLTSIARVGVACSVAMPKERKDMSNVVAELSLIRDMLTGTRMPREYP is encoded by the exons ATGGAGTTCTCAAGTATTCATATTAGCATTTGGTTTATTCTCCTTCTTTTTAGCTCTGCCTCCTCCTCGCGTTTAGCGGGAAATGAGGTGGATAGGCTTTCCTTGCTTGCCTTCAAAGCTGAAATCGTGACCGATACCCTGGGCATCCTTGGCTCTTGGAACGAATCCCTCCACTTCTGTCATTGGCCAGGCATCACTTGTGGCCGCAGACACCAGAGGGTTACAGTGCTCGACCTCCGATCAAGCAGGCTGGCCGGCCACCTATCTCCCCATGTTGGAAACTTGAGCTTTCTGAGGGCTTTATACCTCCAGAACAATAGTTTCAGCCACGCCATCCCAACAGAAATTGGTCGTTTGTTCCGCTTGGAAAGACTATTCCTTGGTAACAACTCCTTCAGTGGTCATATTCCATTCAACTTATCACGTTGCTCTAACCTCCAATACCTTTACTTATATGGCAACACTCTTAGTGGCGAACTTCCAACTGAAATTGCCTCTTTGTCCAAGCTTCAGGTACTTGATTTTGGCAAGAACAATTTTTATGGGATAATCCCACCTTCTTTTGGGAATCTTTCTTCTCCTTGGTGGCTATCTGTATCTGGAAATAATCTGCATGGAGGTATTCCAAATAGCCTTGGCCAGTTGACAAGCTTAATGCATTTTTCATTGTCTTCAAATTATTTGAATGGTACCATCCCTCCCTCCATATACAACCTCTCGTCAATTAAAGTCATTTATATGTATCAAAACAACCTTCATGGAACTCTTCCTCCTTGCTTGGGCCACACTATATTTCCAAACCTCGAAACCTTTAATTTCCATACCAACCAATTCACTGGACCAATACCAGCTTCAATCTCCAATGCCTCAAACCTTTCACTATTTTCTATCTTAGGCAATAAGTTTACTGGGAAAGTGCCTAGTTTGGCACGCCTGTCAAATTTGAATTGGCTTCAACTTCATGAGAACAATCTTGGAAATAATGAGGAAGGTGACTTGGATTTCGTATCTTCTCTAGTTAATTGCACGAATTTAGAATCTTTATCTTTCGGCCTCAATAATTTTGGAGGAGTGTTGCCTGAATCTGTCAGCAATCTCTCAACAAAGCTCAGGGAAATAGGATTTCAGTTCAACCAGATACGCGGAAACATTCCCATCGGGGTTGGAAATCTTATCAACGTGGAGAGACTAGCCTTTTCTGAAAATTTATTGGCAGGCACCATACCGAATTCAATAGGTAAACAGAATAAGCTTTATGGCCTATATCTAAATTCGAATGAATTGTCAGGTAATGTTCCATCATCTCTAGGAAATCTCACTTCATTAAGCTCATTGTTTCTCTACTCAAACAAGTTAAATGGCAGCATACCACAAAGTCTTGGAGACTGCAGGTCTATGTTAAAATTGGTTCTTTCCCACAACAATCTTAGCGGTCCAATTCCAAAACAAGTCATCGGTCTATCATTGCCATTTAAAATGGATCTATCCAGCAATCAACTTACTGGATCCATCCCCATGGAAGTAGGTAACTTACAGCATCTTGTTTTCTTGGATGTTTCTGAAAACAAGTTATCTGGTGAGATTCCACAAAGCTTAGGGAGTTGCACAAGTTTGACGATTCTATCTCTGAGTGGGAACTCATTGCAGGGGACAATTCCTAAATCCTTGAGCTCATTGAGAGGAATTGAAGATTTTGACCTCTCTCGCAACAACTTGTCAGGCATAATTCCCAACTACTTGGGGAGTTTCCCCTTCTTGCAGAATTTGAACCTTTCATTTAACGATTTTGAAGGTGCAGTACCAATCCAAGGAGTTTTTAAGAACGCAAGTGCTGTATCTGTTGTGGGAAACACACGGCTTTGTGGAGGTATACCTCACTTAAGATTGCCTAAATGCATCTCCACGCAATCCAAGCGAGGGTTATCTCCTAAGCTGAACTTAATTATCTCAGTTTCCTGTGGGGTTGTCGGCTTGGTCTTGGTGTTGTTACTTGCGCTTCTTTATCGATCAAGAAAGGCTAGAGTGCTTAAGTCAACTTCAGCATCATCACTGGGGGTTTCACTCGTGAAACTGTCCTATGGAGATCTCCTCAAAGCAACTGATGGTTTCTCTGCTTCGAATCTGATTGGTGCTGGAAGTTTCGGGTCTGTGTACAAGGGAGTTCTCAATCAGCAGGAAGAAAGAAATGTTGCGGTGAAAGTACTCAATCTTCAAACTTCAAGAGCTTCTAAAAGTTTCATATCTGAATGTGAAGCCTTGAAAAGCATTAGGCATCGAAATCTTGTAAAGCTACTGACTGCTTGTTCAAGCATTGATTTTCGAGGAAACGATTTCAAAGCCCTGGTGTATGAGTTCATGGTGAATGGAAGCCTAGATGAGTGGCTGCACATATCAGCTCAAGGAGTAGATAGGCCAGCCAATCTGCCAAAGAATCTGAATCTCACTCAAAGAGTTAACATTGCCATCGATGTAGCATGTGCTCTGGATTATTTGCACAACCGCTGCCACATGCCAATAGTTCATTGTGATATAAAGCCCAACAACATTTTGTTAGACAGTGACATGACTGCTTGTGTTGGTGATTTCGGTTTAGCAAGGTACATCCGGGATGCTTCTTGCCCATCTCCTTTGCACGATAGCAGTTCCAATGTCATAAACGGCACCATAGGCTATACTCCCCCag AGTATGGAATGGGAGGCGAGGTGTCAACATATGGCGACGTGTATAGCTACGGTATATTTTTGTTAGAGATGTTAACTGGCAAGAGGCCGATAGATGACATGTTTAAAGGTGGTATGGATCTGCACAATTTTGTTATGATGGCTCTACCAGAACATGTGGGAGAAATATGTGATCCACTACTTGTTCAAATAGAAGAAAGCAGCAGCAGTACTAATCCCAGAGGTAATAGGGGGAATCATGCCCTAAATGATCGAAGAAAAAGGGTTGTAGAGTGCTTGACTTCCATTGCAAGAGTAGGAGTTGCTTGTTCTGTAGCGATGCCGAAAGAGAGAAAAGACATGAGCAATGTGGTAGCTGAATTGAGTCTAATAAGGGATATGCTAACTGGAACTAGGATGCCTAGAGAGTATCCGTGA